In Yarrowia lipolytica chromosome 1F, complete sequence, a genomic segment contains:
- a CDS encoding uncharacterized protein (Compare to YALI0F23661g, similar to uniprot|P41816 Saccharomyces cerevisiae NADPH dehydrogenase 3 (EC 1.6.99.1) (Old yellow enzyme 3) YPL171c OYE3 isoform 3): MTTPNLFKPIKVGASQLSNRVVMAPLTRTRAEKHVPSDLAVEYYTQRASTAGTLIISEATYIHPSAGGHKGREGLVPGIWGDASIIAGWKKVIQGIHSKGSKIYIQLWDIGRVANYDVLQQTGHDLVGPSAIAQAGDEDGAKHVRALTIPEIKQKVQLYVDAAKNALEAGADGVEIHSANGYLPDQFIHWNSNHRTDEYGGSIENRSRFSLEIIDAVSAAIGADRVGVRFSPWTTFQDMEVNEEKSLPQFKYLFEQLEKRAKENEKNRLSYIHVIEPRADGISDAIPKQWQSNDPFRNIWTGDLIRAGGYNRETAIETAQEDDRTLIGFGRYFIANPDLVYRLENDLPLTHWDRPSFYTPGPHGYTDYPFHKKE; this comes from the coding sequence ATGACTACTCCAAACCTGTTCAAGCCAATCAAAGTCGGTGCTAGCCAGCTGTCTAACCGGGTGGTGATGGCTCCTCTTACTCGAACCAGAGCCGAGAAACACGTGCCTTCCGATCTGGCCGTTGAGTACTACACCCAGCGAGCTTCCACAGCCGGAACACTCATCATTTCCGAGGCCACATATATTCATCCTTCCGCTGGAGGCCACAAGGGTCGAGAGGGTCTTGTTCCTGGTATCTGGGGAGACGCCTCCATCATTGCAGgctggaagaaggtgaTTCAAGGCATTCATTCCAAGGGGTCCAAGATTTACATCCAATTGTGGGATATTGGACGTGTAGCCAACTACGATGTGCTTCAACAGACTGGCCATGATCTGGTGGGTCCTTCTGCAATTGCtcaagctggagatgaagatggagccAAGCATGTGCGAGCTCTGACTATTCCTGAGATCAAACAGAAAGTGCAGCTCTACGTAGACGCCGCTAAAAATGCTCTTGAGGCTGGTGCTGACGGTGTGGAGATCCATTCGGCCAACGGGTACCTTCCTGATCAGTTCATCCACTGGAACTCCAACCACCGAACAGACGAGTATGGAGGCTCTATTGAGAACAGATCTCGATTCAGCCTGGAGATTATTGATGCAGTGTCTGCTGCTATCGGTGCCGACCGTGTCGGCGTGCGATTTTCACCCTGGACCACCTTCCAGGACATGGAGGTCAACGAGGAGAAGTCTCTGCCTCAGTTCAAATATctgtttgagcagctggagaaacGTGCGAAGGAGAATGAGAAGAACCGCCTCTCTTacattcacgtgattgagcCTCGGGCTGACGGCATCTCTGACGCCATTCCCAAGCAATGGCAATCCAACGATCCTTTCAGAAACATCTGGACCGGAGACCTCATTCGAGCAGGAGGATACAACAGAGAAACGGCCATCGAAACCGCTCAGGAGGATGACAGAACGCTGATTGGTTTTGGACGGTACTTTATTGCAAACCCTGATCTCGTCTACCGTCTTGAAAACGACCTCCCTCTGACCCACTGGGATAGACCCTCTTTCTATACCCCCGGTCCTCATGGATACACAGATTACCCCTTCCATAAAAAGGAGTAA
- a CDS encoding uncharacterized protein (Compare to YALI0F23683g, weakly similar to uniprot|P38996 Saccharomyces cerevisiae YPL190c NAB3 polyadenylated RNA-binding protein, similar to Saccharomyces cerevisiae NAB3 (YPL190C); ancestral locus Anc_6.193), whose translation MSDSDRGNAEIDVPQNSVSRPPSGSGSSSGVDSASSSGTSTSTESIMSADRATSSSSSLDDDDDHYSPKYEPTDSNTDNKDTSTHTHTNGHTNGHGNDTNVDNLDDLLRACSGQQQHDNNTQTAAADSLQRILQPLSHATNGTNGSNGTNGSNGSNGINGTNGGYDVPPTEPVSEAEIKSPLTPEEASQFSEYRRVESEYITSGNWDKFPVGSRMFIGNLPGDRIDTMELFKLFNQYGRLAQISIKRAYGFVQYFCPEDCERAMKVENGRYLRGFYLKLEVAQPQCKNRERRRSVSPTGYKNGDRYRSRSPAGSDLDRNSDRGRSRRRDLLSRKKPHIIPEVQIVMESRVDRDFVHRVERPLKQNGMSVNYQWLQPRTSVKESLPDIVNQLIRERVFGLIIVERINQQANKVNLQVFHPAPDGGVRFDEYQMVDIPVAIELLGRVKREKMANFQPHPVVPAHMSSPQPISTNGYYGMPAIPGIGGLPNPASMALPGVGPMGMPMGIPTLSNDQVATLMALQNRLDTMSLQKVALALQQQAAMQHQPQPQQSTFMPPFMSNTIPNLFPSPSPPPAKPPRHHNGNGGNKNGFSKRNRNDRNNNSNNDRNNDRGRSGPLPYGPVSNRPQPSAYVAQHTNRKPVSEPLSGRDEPAAPVPTSADPGQNVKNILDQLANLKG comes from the coding sequence ATGAGCGACTCCGACAGAGGGAACGCAGAGATTGATGTGCCTCAAAACTCGGTCTCTCGCCCGCCTTCCGGCTCAGGTTCGAGTTCAGGCGTGGATTCGGCCTCGTCTTCGGGAACGTCGACGTCCACAGAATCCATAATGAGTGCTGACAGAGCaacgtcatcatcgtcgtcgctggacgacgatgatgaccACTACAGCCCCAAGTACGAACCCACCGACtcaaacacagacaacaAAGATACcagcacacacacacacacaaacgGCCACACCAACGGCCACGGAAATGACACAAACGTTGACAACCTCGACGACTTGCTACGTGCATGTAGtggccaacaacaacacgaTAATAACAcacaaactgctgctgcagacTCTCTACAACGCATCCTCCAGCCGCTGTCACATGCCACCAACGGCACCAACGGCTCGAACGGCACCAACGGCTCGAACGGCTCGAATGGCATCAACGGCACCAATGGCGGTTACGACGTGCCGCCCACGGAGCCCGTGTCGGAGGCTGAAATCAAATCGCCACTCACCCCCGAGGAGGCATCCCAGTTCTCTGAATATCGACGTGTCGAGTCCGAGTACATCACCTCGGGCAACTGGGACAAGTTCCCTGTCGGCTCGCGGATGTTCATCGGCAACCTTCCCGGCGACCGTATCGACACCatggagctgttcaagCTGTTCAATCAATACGGACGGCTGGCCCAGATCTCTATCAAACGTGCTTACGGCTTTGTGCAATACTTCTGTCCCGAAGACTGCGAGCGTGCCATGAAGGTCGAGAATGGCCGGTACCTGCGGGGATTTTACCTCAAGCTCGAGGTGGCCCAACCGCAGTGTAAGAATCGGGAGCGCCGTCGGTCTGTGTCGCCGACCGGCTACAAGAACGGTGACCGGTATAGAAGCCGTTCTCCGGCTGGGTCCGATCTTGACCGCAACAGCGACCGGGGCCGGTCGCGACGACGAGACCTCCTGTCTCGTAAGAAGCCTCACATTATTCCCGAGGTCCAAATTGTGATGGAATCTCGTGTTGACCGAGATTTCGTCCACCGGGTAGAACGCCCTCTCAAACAAAACGGCATGTCTGTCAACTACCAGTGGTTGCAGCCACGGACGTCCGTCAAGGAGTCCCTTCCAGACATTGTCAACCAGCTCATCCGAGAGCGGGTGTTTGGTCTGATCATTGTCGAGCGAATCAACCAGCAGGCCAACAAGGTGAACCTCCAGGTATTCCACCCAGCCCCCGATGGCGGTGTTCGATTCGATGAGTACCAAATGGTCGACATTCCGGTCGCCATTGAGCTCCTCGGGCGAGTCAAACGTGAGAAAATGGCCAACTTCCAGCCTCACCCTGTGGTTCCTGCTCACATGAGCTCGCCTCAGCCCATCTCAACCAACGGATACTACGGAATGCCTGCCATCCCTGGCATTGGTGGTCTTCCCAATCCCGCGAGCATGGCTCTTCCTGGAGTTGGTCCAATGGGGATGCCCATGGGCATCCCCACTCTGTCCAACGATCAGGTGGCGACTCTCATGGCTCTTCAGAACCGTCTTGATACCATGAGCCTCCAAAAAGTGGCTCTGGcgctgcagcagcaggccgCCATGCAACACCAGccccagccccagcagAGCACATTCATGCCGCCGTTCATGTCAAATACAATCCCCAACTTGTTTCCCTCCCCGTCGCCACCTCCTGCCAAGCCTCCTCGACACCACAATGGCAACGGTGGCAACAAGAACGGTTTCTCCAAACGCAACCGCAATGAtcgaaacaacaacagcaacaatgaTCGTAACAACGATCGCGGCCGTTCGGGCCCCCTCCCATATGGCCCTGTATCCAACCGTCCTCAACCATCAGCCTATGTTGCTCAACACACAAATCGCAAGCCTGTGTCTGAGCCTCTGTCTGGTCGAGAtgagcctgctgctcctgttcCCACTTCTGCCGATCCCGGCCAGAACGTCAAGAACATTTTGGACCAGCTGGCGAATCTCAAGGGTTGA
- a CDS encoding uncharacterized protein (Compare to YALI0F23705g, no similarity), which produces MNLPPLGVNPDIWRPSYVRAHALMPLNSKKSTPQISANTLGRSNLLASSLVDQPWGDENTNLMASTRSLERDEEMRQLYLRNIRTLGYTYLKPPGFSKTLQACLDEEDEDEEEDSPQNNQTDTQFDEFEEEEGSFLVVEEELEIGGEPTDNTGRTHLTLDTNTEFSGLEVSEDVLSGDGEGGDQGIEERDLDDDVPEGSDYYDDYDDYDEAEYQDDFLAEEEYDDGSDVLVNGTLDSSITNNTRELNIGNTPINPHRGNVSNMTLGNVSVGNDSIGNVSLGSIGNSSSHMRRFLSDDDGDMSMDLE; this is translated from the coding sequence ATGAACTTACCACCATTAGGAGTCAATCCAGACATCTGGAGACCTTCATATGTTCGTGCACATGCTCTCATGCCATTAAATTCGAAGAAATCTACGCCACAAATCTCTGCAAACACCCTGGGACGCTCCAATCTTCTCGCTAGCTCCCTAGTGGATCAGCCTTGGGGAGACGAGAACACCAATCTCATGGCCTCCACAAGGTCGTTGGAGCGTGACGAGGAGATGCGGCAGTTGTACCTGCGTAACATCCGCACTCTCGGATACACATATCTGAAACCCCCAGGGTTTTCCAAGACTCTGCAAGCATGTCTggacgaggaagacgaagacgaggaggaagactcACCACAGAACAACCAGACAGATACTCAATTCGACGAAtttgaggaggaagagggcTCATTTCTGGTGgtagaagaagagctcgaAATCGGAGGAGAGCCCACAGACAACACTGGCAGAACGCATCTCACACTTGACACAAACACGGAGTTCAGTGGTCTGGAGGTCAGCGAAGATGTGCTGTCcggtgatggagaaggaggtgatcAGGGTATTGAAGAGCGAGATCTGGATGATGATGTCCCGGAGGGATCTGATTACTACGATGACTACGATGACTACGATGAAGCAGAGTACCAGGATGACTTCTtggctgaggaggagtatGATGACGGAAGCGATGTTCTGGTCAACGGAACCCTTGACAGCAGTATCACGAACAACACTCGCGAACTCAACATTGGCAACACACCCATCAACCCGCATCGTGGCAACGTCAGCAACATGACTCTTGGAAATGTGAGTGTTGGCAACGACAGCATTGGCAACGTGAGCCTGGGCAGCAttggcaacagcagcagtcacATGCGACGGTTTCTTTCCGACGATGATGGCGATATGAGTATGGATTTGGAGTAG
- a CDS encoding uncharacterized protein (Compare to YALI0F23727g, similar to Saccharomyces cerevisiae COX10 (YPL172C); ancestral locus Anc_8.710, similar to uniprot|P21592 Saccharomyces cerevisiae YPL172c COX10 farnesyl transferase): protein MLLSNVAVNRTVVHTQLVSGSRSALHALSRTSHSVPVTHTHQRRHIFSHKRRLSSSTLAIPFALSNTNSATTAPLQFLSNVSLCRVTPGTITTSAKATAPNLDKMSAEAATTAAQASASPVEDSFLKKAVSCQSETEREAVMAARAAKKALRETKETWWAPYVALTKPRLTVLVVLSAMSSYALTPEAVSLTNLLFLTVGTALCSGSANAINMGREPAYDSMMTRTRGRPVVRGAVTPNQAFTFAGITGTVGTAALYFGVNPTVAILGASNIALYGGLYTTLKRKHIINTWVGAVVGAIPPLMGWAASGGSLLHPGAWCLAGLLYAWQFPHFNALSYSIRDEYKKAGYVMTAWKNPGLNARVGLRYALLMFPLCVGLSYYNVTDWWFVLDSSVLNAWMAWWAFKFWQQENVNIALAAAGKQYSQNPFARKLFWGSVVHLPGVLLLAMIHKKGQWDWLFGPSEDEKKKTLSS, encoded by the coding sequence ATGCTGCTATCGAACGTAGCGGTCAATCGTACGGTTGTCCACACCCAGCTCGTGTCGGGAAGCCGGTCCGCTCTTCACGCCCTGTCTCGGACATCACACTCAGTGCCAGTGACACACACCCATCAACGGAGACACATCTTTTCACACAAACGCCGGCTGTCGTCCTCGACCCTCGCGATCCCGTTCGCTCTCAGCAACACTAACTCCGCCACAACCGCTCCTCTTCAGTTTCTCTCAAATGTGTCTCTTTGTCGAGTTACTCCAGGAACGATCACCACTAGTGCTAAGGCTACCGCCCCCAATCTCGACAAGATGAGCGCCGAGGCGGCCACAACAGCTGCCCAGGCTTCCGCAAGTCCGGTGGAAGACTCCTTTCTGAAAAAGGCCGTTTCGTGCCAGTCGGAAACAGAAAGAGAAGCCGTCATGGCAGCCCGAGCAGCAAAAAAGGCCCTTAGAGAAACCAAAGAAACATGGTGGGCACCCTACGTTGCCCTGACTAAACCCCGGCTGACCGTTCTCGTTGTTCTCTCGGCGATGTCGTCCTACGCACTCACTCCGGAGGCTGTTTCGCTGACTAATCTACTGTTCCTGACGGTGGGAACTGCTCTCTGTTCTGGATCTGCCAATGCTATCAACATGGGACGTGAACCCGCTTACGACTCGATGATGACTCGAACTCGAGGTCGACCCGTTGTACGTGGTGCAGTCACCCCAAACCAGGCATTCACCTTTGCTGGCATCACAGGTACCGTGGGAACCGCGGCTCTCTATTTTGGAGTCAACCCGACAGTGGCCATTCTGGGTGCGTCCAACATTGCGCTCTACGGAGGTCTATACACCACCCTCAAGCGAAAACACATTATTAACACGTGGGTGGGAGCTGTGGTTGGAGCTATCCCCCCTCTCATGGGATGGGCGGCTTCTGGAGGATCTCTTCTGCATCCCGGTGCTTGGTGTCTGGCTGGACTTTTGTACGCATGGCAGTTTCCACATTTCAACGCCCTGTCGTATAGCATCCGAGACGAGTATAAAAAGGCCGGCTACGTGATGACTGCATGGAAGAATCCCGGCCTGAACGCCCGAGTCGGTCTGCGGTACGCACTGCTCATGTTCCCTCTCTGCGTCGGACTCTCCTACTACAACGTAACCGACTGGTGGTTTGTTCTAGACTCGTCGGTGCTGAACGCATGGATGGCATGGTGGGCTTTCAAGTTCTGGCAACAGGAGAACGTCAACATTGCCCTGGCTGCTGCAGGAAAGCAGTACTCACAAAACCCATTTGCCCGGAAACTGTTCTGGGGCTCAGTCGTGCATCTTCCCGGTgtgttgctgctggccatGATCCATAAGAAGGGCCAGTGGGATTGGTTGTTTGGACCCTCCGAGGatgagaagaaaaagactCTCAGCAGCTAA
- a CDS encoding uncharacterized protein (Compare to YALI0F23749g, highly similar to uniprot|Q7S579 Neurospora crassa NCU02291.1 hypothetical protein probable Glutaryl-CoA dehydrogenase) — translation MDIRLALIGLDNPQVGGNSANVVLVRGSVTAKDLHQVSSASEGSVTVLSLNHGDELGRTIAGILEPADLNGSDLSVGGIGQSVSELLLDELVLGQRLALKLLSVQRVLSSELDGLGQSAHGSPGDTVSGRVEAGEGALETGHLGEHVLHRDLNVVHLDHTGDGGSQSGLVLDGGSSEAGGDLRSLDKEASDLTVQLGPHNHEIGNRRVSDPVLGSIEHNDALLSRVHLGDGLHGSRVGTVVRLGETEAADHLAGGQFGQEPVLLLLGSKLFNGVHDQRRLHRHGRSVAGVDPLDLSGHETVSDRRHAGASVALDGCSEQTNLTHLLHDASGELLGSVALKYLGVELCLAEVSSSLSHGNLVLGEKRVQLEGILPVHGGCGSVDGGGSKASGSRCQTGDSGKHCVFCVGDRGCVVERKDVLDHSSVI, via the coding sequence ATGGATATCAGACTGGCCCTCATAGGTCTGGACAACCCACAGGTTGGCGGCAATTCGGCCAATGTGGTACTCGTCAGAGGCAGCGTTACCGCCAAAGATCTCCATCAGGTTTCGAGCGCCAGCGAGGGCTCGGTCACAGTTCTGTCTCTTAatcatggagatgagctcGGGAGGACAATTGCCGGCATCCTTGAGCCGGCCGACCTGAATGGCAGCGACCTGTCCGTAGGTGGCATCGGTCAGAGCGTCAgcgagcttcttctggatgaGCTGGTACTTGGCCAGAGGCTGGCCCTTAAACTGCTTTCGGTCCAGAGAGTACTCTCGAGCGAGCTTGATGGACTCGGACAGAGCGCCCATGGTTCCCCAGGCGATACCGTATCGGGCAGAGTTGAGGCAGGTGAAGGGGCCCTTGAGACCGGTCACCTCGGGGAACATGTTCTCCACAGGGATCTCAACGTCGTCCATCTGGATCATACCGGTGATGGAGGCTCGCAGAGCggtcttgttcttgatggcggGAGTAGCGAGGCCGGAGGCGACCTGAGATCGCTCGACAAGGAAGCCTCGGATCTTACCGTCCAACTTGGCCCACACAACCATGAGATCGGCAATAGGAGAGTTAGTGATCCAGTTCTTGGCTCCATTGAGCACAATGACGCCCTTCTTAGTAGGGTGCATCTTGGCGACGGTCTCCATGGATCCAGGGTCGGAACCGTGGTTAGGCTCGGTGAGACCGAAGCAGCCGATCATCTCGCCGGAGGCCAATTTGGGCAGGAACCGGTCCTTCTGCTCCTGGGATCCAAACTGTTCAATGGGGTGCATGACCAGCGACGACTGCACAGACATGGCAGATCGGTAGCCGGAGTCGACCCTCTCGACCTCTCGGGCCACGAGACCGTAAGCGACAGAAGACATGCCGGGGCATCCGTGGCTCTTGACGGTTGTTCCGAGCAGACCAACCTCACCCATCTGCTTCATGATGCTTCGGGGGAACTCCTCGGTTCGGTAGCCCTCAAGTACCTTGGGGTAGAGCTCTGTCTGGCAGAAGTCTCGAGCAGCCTCAGCCACGgcaatctcgtcctcggtGAGAAGAGAGTCCAGCTGGAAGGGATCCTGCCAGTCCATGGCGGCTGTGGATCGGTTGACGGAGGAGGTAGCAAAGCCTCGGGCAGCAGGTGCCAAACGGGAGATTCTGGTAAgcattgtgtgttttgtgtTGGCGACCgtggttgtgttgtggAGAGAAAGGACGTGTTGGATCACAGCTCTGTTATATAG
- a CDS encoding uncharacterized protein (Compare to YALI0F23793g, similar to uniprot|Q04458 Saccharomyces cerevisiae YMR110c) — MSTFDWESIVPATPLDQIPGDIQRLRKGFRSGKTLDLNYRLDQIRNLHYVLRDNVEAIKDAVYKDLGRPKHETDLCEVGFLWGEFNNVVANLKKWAADEDVKTNLQYSISSPKIRKRPLGNVLIISPWNYPFMLTVSPLIGALAAGNTVAVKFSEMAPHTSKIVGDLCTKALDPDVFQAIQGGVPVVTKTLEQKFDKIMYTGNHTVGKIIATAANKYLTPVILELGGKSPVFVTKNCKNIKLAAKRALWGKVVNAGQTCVAPDYVIVEPEVEQEFIDACKYWINEFYSGKIDQYNPDFAKIATPNHWNRLTSMLSKSKGEIITGGNTDEKTRFIAPTVVAKVPDNDSLMEDEIFGPLLPILTARSVEEGIKYVHENHDTPLAMYVFTDKASEGDYIQSQINSGGLIFNDTLIHVGCVQAPFGGVGMSGYGAYHGEDSFLAFTHRQTYLNQPKLLEPLQDVRYAPYTKTKRSMVKNLLLVGPIFPRTGSVYPNVLIRIFRKIWFWVLIVAIGAAGVKALL, encoded by the coding sequence ATGTCTACCTTTGATTGGGAATCCATTGTGCCTGCCACTCCTCTCGACCAGATTCCTGGCGACATCCAGCGACTGCGAAAGGGCTTCCGATCCGGAAAGACCCTCGATCTCAACTACCGACTGGACCAGATTCGAAACTTGCACTACGTCCTCAGAGACAATGTcgaggccatcaaggacgccGTGTACAAGGATCTCGGCCGACCCAAGCACGAGACTGACCTGTGCGAGGTGGGTTTCCTGTGGGGCGAGTTTAACAACGTGGTTgccaacctcaagaagtGGGCCGCCGACGAGGACGTCAAGACCAACCTGCAGtactccatctcctccccCAAGATCCGAAAGCGACCTCTTGGAAACGTGCTCATCATCTCGCCCTGGAACTACCCCTTTATGCTGACCGTGTCTCCTCTCATTGGAGCTCTGGCTGCCGGTAACACTGTGGCTGTCAAGTTCTCCGAAATGGCCCCCCACACTTCCAAAATTGTTGGCGACTTGTGCACCAAGGCCCTCGACCCCGACGTCTTCCAGGCCATCCAGGGAGGTGTCCCCGTCGTCACCAAGACCCTCGAGCAGAAGTTCGACAAGATTATGTACACTGGTAACCACACTGTCGGTAAGATCATTGCCACTGCCGCCAACAAGTACCTGACACCCGTCATCCTCGAGCTCGGAGGTAAGTCGCCCGTTTTTGTCACCAAGAACTGCAAGAACATCAAGCTTGCCGCTAAGCGAGCCCTGTGGGGTAAGGTGGTAAACGCTGGCCAGACCTGTGTGGCTCCCGACTACGTGATTGTCGAGCCCGAGGTGGAGCAGGAGTTTATCGACGCCTGCAAGTACTGGATTAACGAGTTCTACAGTGGTAAGATTGACCAGTACAACCCCGACTTTGCCAAGATCGCCACCCCCAACCACTGGAACCGACTTACCTCCATGTTGAGCAAGTCCAAGGGAGAGATCATTACTGGAGGTAACACTGACGAGAAGACTCGATTCATCGCTCCTACTGTCGTCGCAAAGGTCCCCGACAATGATTCCCTgatggaggacgagatttTCGGCCCTCTTCTGCCCATTCTCACTGCCCGATCCGTCGAGGAGGGTATCAAGTACGTGCACGAGAACCACGACACCCCTCTTGCCATGTACGTCTTCACTGACAAGGCCTCTGAGGGCGACTACATCCAGTCCCAGATCAACTCTGGTGGCCTTATCTTCAATGACACTCTGATCCACGTTGGATGTGTCCAGGCTCCGTTTGGTGGTGTCGGCATGTCCGGTTACGGTGCTTACCATGGCGAGGACTCCTTCCTGGCCTTCACCCACCGACAAACCTACCTCAACCAGCCCAAGCTTCTGGAGCCTCTTCAGGACGTGCGATACGCCCCCTACACCAAAACCAAGCGAAGCATGgtcaagaacctgctgctggtcgGCCCCATTTTCCCCCGAACCGGCTCCGTATACCCCAACGTGCTGATCCGAATCTTCCGAAAGATTTGGTTCTGGGTCCTTATTGTCGCCAtcggagctgctggtgtcAAGGCTCTGCTCTAG